TGGGTATGGTTTTAGCAGATCTGAATATCCGTAAAGAGAACGCTCTCGCTGCTATCCACACAGAATTAGAAGGTATTGAGACTGACCGTAAGGCGACAACACAATCTGTGGACGCTGAGTTCCTTGCTCTCTACGAGAAAATTCGCGCAGGAAGTAATGGAATTGGTGCTGCCGCACTCGCTGGCAACCAATGCAAAGGCTGCAACCTCACACTCAACACCATTGAACTTCAACGTATTGCAGGTCTTGCCCAGGATGAAGTCGTTCGCTGCGAGGAATGTCGCTGCATATTGGTGCGTGATAAGTAGTGGCACGTCACTTCAAACTCACAGCCGATGGCGGCTCACGCGGTAATCCTGGTCCTGCAGGCTATGGCGCTGTCGTAACAGAAGGCGGAAAGATTGTTGCTGAGCTCTTTGATGTCATAGGAGTTGCCACCAATAACGTTGCTGAATACAACGGTCTCCTTGCAGGCCTTTCACATATCAACACTTTAGATTCCCAAGCAACTGTTGAAGTGGCGATGGATTCAAAGCTTGTAGTGGAGCAGATGTCAGGGCGCTGGCAGATTAAGCACGCAGATATGCGCAACCTTGCTAAGCAATGTCGCGATGCACATCCTGCAGCCCTTGTTACCTATTCATGGATTCCCCGCGATGAGAACTCACATGCAGATCGCCTTGCCAATAAAGCACTCGATGGCGGCAGTGCTCATAAGCCCATTGCAGTAATCCAGCAGAACTTTCTGACAGATCGCCTGCGTAGTGCTGAGATTCCTACCTTTATCTACTTTGTTCGCCACGGTGAAACAGTTCTGACTCCAGCACGAAAGTTTTCAGGCACAGGCTCCCTTGATCCAGAGCTGATGCAAGAAGGTCTAGACCAAGCAGATCTTGTTGCTGCAGAGTGCGCAAAGTTAGGCGCTGAAGTTCTC
The genomic region above belongs to Candidatus Planktophila dulcis and contains:
- a CDS encoding histidine phosphatase family protein — encoded protein: MARHFKLTADGGSRGNPGPAGYGAVVTEGGKIVAELFDVIGVATNNVAEYNGLLAGLSHINTLDSQATVEVAMDSKLVVEQMSGRWQIKHADMRNLAKQCRDAHPAALVTYSWIPRDENSHADRLANKALDGGSAHKPIAVIQQNFLTDRLRSAEIPTFIYFVRHGETVLTPARKFSGTGSLDPELMQEGLDQADLVAAECAKLGAEVLIASPLNRTRQTAEAIARTTGLEIIFDEVWFELSFGSWDGKAIEEVREQEPDAYQAWLNSSSYAPPGGESYDEASIRIEEALEKLVAQYPGKKIIVVTHNGVIKTAAKIAVDGPSDAVFHMDVTPCSLSSISIWPSDGLRALRSFNERGHLR